One segment of Candidatus Zixiibacteriota bacterium DNA contains the following:
- a CDS encoding prepilin-type N-terminal cleavage/methylation domain-containing protein produces MKNRNGFTLMELIAVIVILGIVASVAMRTIDKSLDNARFDNTRIEMDQLVYAISGNPDLFANGMRTDFGYVGDVGAMPSSLNDLVTDPGYSTWDGPYVSSDFAQAADDYKRDAWGELYTYNVTNIESSGGSGGTLTRSVCSSVADLTQNSVLGSITDAAGNPPGDSSTQLSVILQFPDGAGALKDSIVSVSSGGAFSYSNSIPIGNHKITAVYLPTNDTVYTYISVLPSGESYASLRFPGALWAASSGGGGGGPSGNITYVSGSANVDGGSNRNVNFQITNGGSSQLTITWLIATYTHSPTPYYERVRWGGSTVFDSSSPRAASADTVTFSSPKTINVGATQTVQLQRFRDSQTGGGSWVNMANIDFTVEFSDGSVVTFNSGT; encoded by the coding sequence ATGAAAAACAGAAATGGGTTCACGCTGATGGAGCTAATTGCCGTGATTGTCATTCTCGGCATTGTGGCATCCGTGGCGATGAGGACCATAGACAAGTCGCTGGACAATGCTCGGTTCGATAATACGCGCATTGAGATGGACCAGCTTGTGTACGCTATTTCCGGCAATCCCGATTTATTCGCAAATGGAATGCGAACTGATTTCGGATATGTCGGAGATGTCGGAGCGATGCCGTCGAGCCTTAATGATTTGGTGACCGACCCAGGCTATTCCACGTGGGATGGTCCTTACGTGTCCAGCGATTTCGCCCAGGCAGCGGATGATTATAAGCGTGATGCGTGGGGAGAACTCTACACCTACAATGTGACGAATATCGAGTCAAGCGGCGGCAGCGGAGGCACTCTGACAAGATCAGTTTGTTCTTCAGTGGCCGACCTGACACAGAACAGTGTGCTGGGTTCGATCACGGATGCCGCTGGGAATCCACCGGGGGACAGCTCTACTCAGTTATCGGTAATTCTGCAGTTTCCCGACGGAGCAGGAGCTCTCAAGGACTCTATCGTCTCGGTCTCCTCCGGCGGTGCATTCTCCTACAGCAATTCTATACCGATAGGCAATCACAAGATCACAGCTGTCTATCTGCCGACTAATGATACGGTTTACACCTATATCTCGGTCCTTCCTAGCGGCGAATCATACGCCAGCCTCAGATTCCCCGGCGCGCTCTGGGCAGCATCATCCGGAGGCGGCGGAGGCGGACCGAGCGGAAATATCACATACGTGAGCGGCTCCGCTAATGTAGACGGAGGTTCGAATCGGAATGTCAATTTCCAGATTACGAACGGTGGTTCGTCGCAGCTCACGATTACATGGCTTATAGCGACATACACTCACTCTCCAACCCCCTACTATGAGCGAGTTCGATGGGGAGGTAGTACGGTGTTTGATTCGAGCAGCCCGAGAGCGGCCAGCGCGGATACTGTGACGTTCAGTTCCCCCAAGACGATTAATGTTGGAGCCACACAGACAGTCCAATTACAGAGATTCCGCGATTCACAGACTGGAGGCGGTTCATGGGTGAATATGGCAAATATCGATTTCACAGTCGAATTCAGTGACGGCTCGGTCGTAACGTTTAACTCAGGTACATGA
- a CDS encoding prepilin-type N-terminal cleavage/methylation domain-containing protein produces the protein MSGKKANALDSLISGSSGFTLIELVIIIAVLTILAVSAIPRIGNLIETSKINATESELSELKRAIVGTPQVTGGNNYTSRGFENDVGFVPSRLEDLVAKPGSVSVYNRITGMGWNGPYIDSTDGEYLRDAWDSVYVYAAAGRTITSAGSGASISVSF, from the coding sequence ATGTCTGGTAAGAAAGCGAATGCTCTTGATTCTCTGATCTCCGGCTCCAGCGGATTCACGCTGATTGAACTGGTGATAATTATCGCCGTGCTCACGATTTTGGCGGTGTCAGCGATACCGCGGATCGGAAATCTGATCGAGACGTCGAAAATCAATGCTACCGAGTCTGAACTTTCGGAATTGAAGAGAGCCATTGTTGGCACTCCGCAGGTTACCGGTGGCAACAATTACACCAGCCGGGGCTTCGAAAACGACGTCGGATTCGTACCGTCCCGCCTGGAAGATCTGGTTGCAAAGCCGGGTTCTGTATCTGTATACAACAGGATCACCGGCATGGGATGGAATGGTCCGTACATTGACAGCACTGATGGTGAGTATCTTCGGGACGCTTGGGACTCCGTATATGTCTATGCGGCCGCAGGAAGAACCATCACCAGTGCCGGCTCGGGGGCAAGTATATCGGTAAGTTTTTGA
- a CDS encoding prepilin-type N-terminal cleavage/methylation domain-containing protein, which yields MSRIAGKLGNSGFTLIELVIIIVVLGIIAAIAVPKYQNIAIEAKESSCKGALGALRSGINIWYANQAAMGNTPTYPSIDSLSTIGVVMEQALPTNPYQSNAADSIVTGVTKATIVGTRGGWAYKAATGEVWPNTNTVGENVW from the coding sequence ATGTCACGAATCGCGGGCAAGTTAGGGAACAGTGGTTTCACACTGATCGAGCTAGTGATCATTATCGTTGTCCTGGGGATAATTGCAGCAATCGCGGTTCCGAAGTATCAGAATATCGCCATAGAAGCGAAAGAGTCATCCTGCAAGGGTGCTTTAGGTGCTCTGAGAAGTGGTATCAATATCTGGTACGCCAATCAAGCTGCGATGGGCAATACTCCGACCTATCCATCGATCGACTCACTTAGCACAATTGGTGTAGTAATGGAGCAGGCATTGCCGACCAATCCGTATCAGTCAAATGCAGCCGACAGCATTGTGACCGGTGTTACAAAAGCTACGATCGTCGGCACGCGCGGTGGATGGGCATACAAGGCGGCAACTGGTGAAGTCTGGCCCAATACTAATACAGTCGGTGAGAATGTCTGGTAA
- a CDS encoding type II secretion system F family protein, protein MPELFRYRVRDHSGELVTGTVRGENALAVETYLESLDFIPIRVWQQRDHSLGKLLHLGGRKPRREDMILVTRNLSTLYRAGIPILRSLEIISEQYEDNSLGKILLAIRDDMERGEHLSDSLAKHPIVFSTIYVSSVRAAEASGKLDIVLDKLAESAEQEMVTREEVRKALRYPITVLGAIVAAFVVLTTFVVPKFAQFYGSYGTDLPMPTQILMFLGDVMSRLWYVIFPCMLAGVYGMIRVLKHPKLQRPIDSILLKLPVVGDMLTKTALSRFSHILSVLIASGTPLIQSLEIVKDAVGNAVIGGEVGKLSEGMRQGRSLAETRHQMQHFPKLALSLINIGLESGTLDLTLKEICRFFDREVQYTSSRLTSLLEPFIITIVAVMVLFLALAIFLPMWNLISVFRH, encoded by the coding sequence ATGCCAGAACTGTTCAGGTATAGGGTTCGCGATCATTCGGGAGAGCTTGTGACGGGGACGGTCCGCGGCGAAAATGCCCTTGCGGTCGAAACGTACCTTGAATCGCTCGACTTCATTCCGATAAGAGTCTGGCAGCAGCGAGATCATTCATTAGGCAAATTACTGCATCTCGGCGGCAGGAAACCGAGGCGAGAAGATATGATTCTTGTTACCAGGAATCTATCGACTCTTTACCGTGCCGGCATTCCCATATTACGTTCACTCGAGATCATTTCCGAGCAATATGAAGACAACAGCCTCGGTAAGATTCTTCTGGCAATCAGAGATGACATGGAACGCGGTGAACATCTCTCCGACAGTCTGGCCAAGCATCCGATAGTGTTCTCAACCATATATGTATCCAGTGTCAGAGCAGCGGAGGCGTCGGGTAAATTGGATATCGTTCTGGACAAGCTTGCTGAATCGGCTGAGCAGGAGATGGTGACTCGCGAGGAGGTGCGAAAGGCACTGCGATATCCGATCACTGTACTCGGGGCGATAGTAGCCGCATTTGTGGTTCTGACGACTTTTGTTGTTCCGAAATTCGCGCAGTTCTACGGATCGTATGGTACGGACTTGCCGATGCCGACTCAGATATTGATGTTTCTTGGTGATGTGATGTCGCGGCTCTGGTATGTGATATTTCCATGCATGCTCGCTGGTGTGTACGGTATGATCCGCGTTCTAAAACATCCGAAGCTGCAAAGGCCTATTGACTCGATTTTGCTGAAACTTCCGGTTGTCGGAGATATGTTGACCAAGACGGCTCTTTCGCGCTTTTCCCACATTTTATCGGTTCTGATCGCATCCGGCACTCCGCTGATTCAGAGCCTCGAGATTGTGAAGGATGCTGTCGGAAATGCGGTGATAGGTGGCGAAGTAGGCAAATTGAGTGAGGGGATGAGGCAGGGTCGCAGTCTTGCCGAAACAAGACATCAAATGCAGCACTTTCCAAAACTCGCACTATCGCTGATAAATATTGGCTTGGAGTCAGGAACGCTCGATCTGACTCTAAAAGAGATATGTAGATTCTTCGACAGGGAGGTTCAGTACACTTCAAGCAGACTGACCAGTCTCCTTGAACCGTTCATAATAACTATCGTCGCCGTGATGGTGCTCTTCCTTGCGCTGGCGATATTTCTGCCGATGTGGAACTTGATATCTGTGTTCAGACATTGA
- the tadA gene encoding Flp pilus assembly complex ATPase component TadA, translating into MNQRIGDILIEKGVITEEILQQTLTIQTKTGKKLGEVLVDEKFITENDLAEAISERLGVPKLSLENISIDPDLVKLIGYEIAKKPRLVPVFKLGNTLTVAMADPLDVVAMDELRYLTKLRINRVVSTNSSVMAAIEEHYSMKDSLDKALEDAIRQKEADLLEADPDQRDEALAGEAPVIKYVNLLVVQAIKNKASDIHIEPDENSVRVRYRVSGLLRQEGSPPKAVQSALITRLKIMADVDVSEKRVPQDGRFTFKWGNQKVDVRLSTLPTIHGEKIVMRLLDRRNLLSGMGSLGFDDNMLEQFRKIAHKPEGLILISGPTGSGKTSTLYALLDEINTIEKNIITIEDPVEYNLLGINQVQTNEKAGLTFASCLRSILRQNPDVIMVGEIRDAETAAIAVRSAMTGHLVLSTIHTNDAPGAVSRLLDMGVEGYLLASSLLGVLAQRLVRVICPTCTVEDEVPSPLLRELELGPHSDAKFFQGAGCEDCHNTGYRGQMGVYEFLEVTDRIKEMILTNASSSRIKAAAIADGMVTLHNDALSKALEGRTTYREVLRVSQRNEEKKRSEVDARTVQV; encoded by the coding sequence ATGAATCAACGAATCGGCGACATCCTGATTGAAAAGGGCGTCATTACAGAGGAAATCCTTCAGCAGACACTCACTATCCAGACAAAAACCGGCAAGAAGCTTGGTGAAGTGCTCGTTGATGAGAAATTCATTACCGAAAACGATCTCGCGGAGGCGATCTCCGAACGTCTTGGTGTTCCAAAACTATCGCTGGAGAATATCTCAATTGATCCGGATTTGGTCAAACTGATCGGCTACGAAATCGCTAAGAAACCCCGGCTTGTGCCGGTATTCAAGCTCGGTAACACCCTCACTGTCGCAATGGCTGATCCGCTCGATGTGGTCGCTATGGACGAATTGCGATATCTGACCAAGCTTCGTATAAACCGCGTCGTATCAACAAATTCCAGCGTTATGGCAGCGATCGAGGAGCATTATTCGATGAAAGACTCGCTCGATAAAGCTCTCGAAGATGCGATCCGTCAGAAGGAAGCCGACCTGCTGGAGGCAGATCCTGATCAGAGAGACGAAGCCCTCGCGGGAGAGGCACCTGTCATCAAGTATGTCAATCTGCTTGTTGTGCAAGCGATTAAGAATAAGGCGTCTGATATCCATATCGAACCGGACGAGAATAGTGTGAGGGTCCGCTATCGCGTGAGCGGGTTGCTTCGTCAGGAGGGAAGTCCTCCCAAGGCGGTGCAGTCGGCGCTCATAACAAGACTGAAAATCATGGCTGATGTTGATGTTTCCGAGAAACGTGTCCCGCAGGATGGTCGGTTCACATTCAAGTGGGGCAATCAGAAGGTCGATGTTCGTCTCTCGACACTTCCGACGATTCATGGCGAGAAGATAGTGATGCGTCTGCTTGACAGGCGCAACCTGCTGAGTGGAATGGGAAGTCTCGGATTCGATGATAATATGCTGGAGCAGTTCCGGAAAATCGCTCACAAGCCTGAAGGGTTGATTCTGATCTCGGGACCTACCGGTTCGGGCAAGACATCGACGCTCTACGCACTGCTTGATGAGATCAATACCATTGAGAAAAACATTATCACTATTGAAGATCCGGTCGAATACAATCTGCTTGGGATAAACCAGGTACAGACGAACGAAAAGGCGGGACTGACGTTCGCAAGCTGCTTACGTTCTATATTGAGACAGAACCCTGATGTCATCATGGTCGGTGAAATCAGAGATGCGGAAACAGCCGCGATAGCTGTTCGTTCCGCTATGACCGGTCATTTGGTTCTATCGACGATCCATACCAACGACGCCCCCGGAGCTGTGAGCAGACTATTGGATATGGGAGTCGAGGGCTATCTGCTGGCATCGTCACTCCTCGGAGTCCTTGCGCAGAGATTGGTGCGTGTGATCTGCCCGACCTGTACGGTCGAAGATGAGGTTCCTTCGCCGCTTTTGCGCGAACTGGAATTGGGCCCTCATTCTGATGCGAAGTTCTTCCAGGGAGCTGGTTGCGAGGATTGTCATAATACCGGTTACCGGGGCCAGATGGGTGTCTATGAATTCCTCGAGGTCACAGACAGAATCAAAGAAATGATTCTCACCAATGCATCGTCGAGCCGGATCAAAGCTGCTGCGATTGCAGATGGCATGGTCACCTTGCACAATGATGCGCTCAGTAAAGCACTTGAGGGCAGAACGACCTATCGTGAGGTTTTGAGAGTCAGCCAGCGCAACGAAGAAAAGAAGCGGAGTGAAGTAGATGCCAGAACTGTTCAGGTATAG
- a CDS encoding S9 family peptidase, giving the protein MKNPKVMAEDIQKLKFIGSVVLSPDESKVMFTVSTVSEDKKKYYSHIYMVNVDGSDQRQYTFGEVSDSSPMFTPDGKWIVFVSKRGEKKGIYKMPTHGGEAELLIDSDGSYSHLSFSPDGKKILCVFTKADDVPKDKNGKKEEPVFRHVTRLFYKLDNSGFLPRDRGHVYVFDMETGEGRRIVNMKNGERAPVWFPSGRQIAFVSNIQRDADAHALRDDIFVVNLAGGKPRKLSKPSGPVEALSVSPDGKFLAFIGHDEPEDAWGVANNHVWKLPVAGGTAVDITPKLDRQAVDLTISDMSESHALLSPHWSPDGRQIHFMVSESGATQIYRVTASGRNMGKVIGGKRHVSGASFGASNKSVALVISNSATPAEIYISGTGLDENPTRLTSISMESTGNLDIQKPKEVIVRGHDGYPIHGWILTPPGFFPKRKYPSIMQIHGGPRVQYGYTFFHEMQFLAAQGYVVYYCNPRGGQGYGRAHAECVVNGWGGVDYEDCMSMAHYMASQKYIDSRKMGVTGGSYGGYMTNWIVGHTNMFKAAVTQRSVTNFISMYGSSDIGFDLPREISGSPYANTDSWWEMSPIKHVRNIKTPLLIIHSENDLRCPIEQGEQMYIALRKLNRKVEMVRFPGEPHGLSRCGRPDRRVARLEWILKWFDKYLKGKK; this is encoded by the coding sequence ATGAAAAATCCGAAAGTGATGGCCGAGGATATTCAGAAGCTTAAGTTTATCGGATCCGTTGTTCTCTCCCCGGATGAATCGAAAGTAATGTTCACCGTTTCAACCGTATCGGAGGACAAGAAGAAATACTACTCGCACATATACATGGTGAATGTCGACGGGAGTGACCAGAGACAGTATACGTTCGGCGAGGTATCTGATTCGTCGCCCATGTTCACTCCGGACGGTAAATGGATAGTATTTGTGTCCAAACGGGGTGAGAAAAAAGGTATCTACAAAATGCCGACACATGGAGGCGAGGCAGAACTCCTCATCGATTCCGATGGTTCATATTCACATCTCAGCTTCTCACCCGATGGCAAGAAGATATTATGCGTGTTCACAAAGGCTGACGATGTCCCTAAGGACAAGAATGGAAAGAAAGAGGAACCGGTGTTTCGTCATGTTACCCGCCTGTTCTACAAGCTCGACAACAGTGGCTTTCTCCCCAGGGATCGAGGCCACGTGTATGTCTTCGATATGGAAACCGGCGAAGGGCGACGTATCGTCAACATGAAGAATGGTGAGAGAGCGCCGGTCTGGTTCCCCAGCGGGAGGCAGATCGCATTTGTATCGAATATTCAGCGCGATGCCGATGCGCATGCACTGCGTGATGACATATTCGTAGTGAATCTCGCCGGAGGCAAGCCTCGTAAGCTGTCAAAACCGAGCGGTCCTGTGGAAGCGCTGTCGGTTTCGCCCGATGGCAAGTTTCTGGCATTCATCGGTCATGACGAGCCGGAAGATGCATGGGGTGTCGCGAATAACCATGTGTGGAAATTGCCGGTGGCCGGTGGTACCGCAGTTGATATAACGCCGAAACTTGATCGGCAGGCGGTTGATCTGACGATTTCGGATATGTCGGAATCGCATGCCCTTCTGAGTCCGCACTGGTCACCGGATGGCCGGCAGATACATTTCATGGTCTCTGAATCGGGCGCAACGCAAATTTACAGAGTCACCGCTTCAGGGCGAAATATGGGTAAGGTGATCGGTGGCAAGCGTCACGTGTCCGGGGCATCATTCGGAGCGAGCAACAAGTCAGTAGCGTTGGTAATCTCTAATTCGGCAACCCCTGCGGAGATATATATATCGGGAACTGGATTGGATGAGAATCCCACACGGTTGACATCGATCAGTATGGAATCAACCGGGAATCTCGATATCCAGAAGCCGAAAGAAGTCATTGTTCGCGGTCATGATGGTTACCCGATACATGGCTGGATTCTTACACCTCCCGGATTCTTCCCGAAGAGAAAGTACCCGTCGATCATGCAGATTCATGGTGGACCACGCGTGCAATACGGCTACACGTTCTTCCACGAGATGCAGTTCCTGGCTGCTCAGGGATATGTTGTATACTACTGCAATCCTCGTGGTGGTCAGGGTTATGGTCGCGCGCACGCCGAGTGTGTTGTCAACGGTTGGGGGGGTGTCGATTACGAAGACTGCATGTCTATGGCGCACTACATGGCAAGCCAGAAGTATATCGACTCGCGGAAGATGGGGGTGACCGGTGGTAGCTATGGCGGCTATATGACTAACTGGATCGTTGGTCATACGAATATGTTCAAGGCTGCTGTCACGCAGCGGTCGGTCACGAATTTCATATCGATGTACGGATCGTCAGACATCGGATTTGATCTTCCCCGCGAAATTTCGGGATCACCGTACGCCAACACCGATAGCTGGTGGGAGATGTCACCGATCAAGCATGTGCGAAATATCAAGACGCCGCTGCTCATTATCCACTCTGAGAATGATCTCCGCTGCCCGATTGAGCAGGGGGAGCAGATGTATATCGCTCTGCGCAAGTTGAATCGCAAAGTCGAGATGGTGCGATTCCCCGGCGAACCGCATGGTTTGTCGCGATGCGGTCGCCCGGACCGTAGGGTCGCGCGCCTCGAGTGGATCCTCAAGTGGTTTGATAAGTACTTGAAGGGGAAGAAGTAG
- a CDS encoding TIGR04282 family arsenosugar biosynthesis glycosyltransferase, with amino-acid sequence MLSSSVGLMTKYPLLGKVKARLAAHIGDEKSLEVFTMLLQGAVNVTCSLDSSEFLRAAFIGAGGLIENFSGQYPGFDRYFRQDGEDLGERMATALSTLIEQEGARKAMLIGSDAPELTADIIKDANNLLGSHDLVLGPCVNGGYYLIGMRKVVPDLFFNIDWRSNDVLNATMETAGKKKLNVGLLPELRDLDTIDDLNYFKDRFSTIL; translated from the coding sequence ATGCTCAGTTCCTCCGTGGGTCTCATGACGAAATATCCTCTGCTCGGCAAAGTTAAAGCCCGGCTTGCAGCACATATAGGAGATGAGAAGTCGCTCGAAGTCTTCACAATGCTTCTGCAAGGTGCAGTCAATGTCACCTGCTCGTTGGACAGCAGCGAATTCCTGCGGGCGGCATTCATCGGAGCAGGCGGTTTGATCGAGAATTTCTCCGGGCAATATCCTGGGTTCGACAGGTACTTCCGTCAGGATGGTGAAGATCTGGGTGAAAGGATGGCCACCGCTCTTTCGACGCTGATTGAGCAGGAAGGCGCAAGAAAGGCTATGCTGATCGGTTCGGATGCACCGGAACTGACGGCAGATATTATCAAAGATGCCAACAATCTGCTCGGCTCGCACGACCTCGTACTTGGGCCGTGCGTCAACGGCGGGTATTATTTGATAGGGATGCGAAAGGTCGTACCCGATCTCTTTTTCAATATCGACTGGAGATCAAACGATGTCCTTAACGCGACTATGGAAACTGCCGGCAAGAAAAAGCTGAACGTGGGGCTTTTGCCGGAGTTGCGGGACCTGGATACAATCGACGATCTCAACTACTTCAAGGATCGATTCTCGACGATCCTGTAA
- a CDS encoding O-antigen ligase family protein: protein MINADNTVKFWISPALYGVVAFLPFSIAFSEMCILITLLGVLAHIAITHSFGEFKSSLLYAVAAYILISLASALLCKINPKSLNEVGHMLLYIFLFASIYLGRKGIFTKGHLYVLIAALAFGALNGIVQYFNDTGILGRRAPHNPGIPPRIRGTFSNSMTYSGFYGMALFFLMPLLKTRIRWLKMFVAAAVLLLLAAVVLSYARGALLATIVTSFVLVVRQRKYLLHFLGAVVVIAIVSYFLLPELVSRMQYAFSGDAGFSTYKLRLLYAEAAWDFFTANPFFGIGPGAFTAAYEVWKPSADFLPAAHAHNEYLEALSTRGIFGLLAFLTILAVILRKLGSSIRKLGENEAHPLVRGTFYGLLFLCIASLFECHFADEEIFNFFSLVVGLGLGLSGKALAEFDSA from the coding sequence ATGATTAACGCCGACAACACAGTCAAGTTCTGGATCAGTCCTGCGTTGTATGGCGTTGTGGCATTCCTTCCATTTTCGATTGCCTTCTCGGAAATGTGTATTCTAATAACACTACTTGGCGTGCTGGCTCACATTGCAATCACCCATTCATTCGGTGAATTCAAGTCCTCGCTGCTGTATGCCGTGGCTGCATACATTCTGATCTCGCTCGCGTCGGCTTTGCTGTGCAAGATCAATCCGAAATCTCTGAACGAAGTTGGGCACATGTTGCTCTACATCTTTCTCTTTGCCTCGATATATTTGGGCAGGAAGGGAATATTCACAAAGGGGCATCTCTATGTTCTGATCGCCGCCCTCGCATTCGGAGCGCTTAACGGGATCGTGCAGTATTTCAACGACACGGGTATTCTGGGCCGTCGAGCACCACACAATCCCGGTATACCACCAAGGATACGGGGCACCTTTTCGAACAGCATGACCTATTCAGGCTTTTACGGAATGGCTCTGTTCTTCCTGATGCCATTGCTCAAGACTCGGATTAGATGGTTGAAGATGTTTGTTGCTGCAGCTGTTCTGCTGCTTCTGGCGGCGGTTGTGCTTTCGTACGCAAGAGGAGCGCTTCTGGCGACGATAGTCACCTCGTTTGTGCTGGTGGTCCGACAACGGAAATACTTGCTGCATTTTCTGGGAGCTGTGGTGGTTATCGCGATCGTGAGTTACTTCCTCCTGCCGGAATTAGTGTCCAGAATGCAGTATGCATTTAGCGGCGATGCCGGATTCAGCACGTACAAATTACGGTTGCTCTATGCAGAGGCGGCGTGGGATTTCTTCACTGCCAATCCATTCTTTGGAATCGGACCCGGAGCATTCACTGCAGCTTATGAGGTTTGGAAACCATCTGCCGATTTCCTCCCGGCAGCCCATGCCCACAATGAATACCTCGAAGCACTGTCGACTAGGGGGATATTCGGACTCCTGGCATTTCTGACAATTCTTGCTGTCATACTTCGGAAACTCGGCAGTTCGATACGAAAACTCGGAGAAAATGAAGCGCATCCGTTGGTGAGAGGCACTTTCTATGGTCTACTATTCCTCTGCATAGCATCGCTGTTCGAATGCCATTTTGCTGACGAAGAAATTTTCAATTTCTTCAGTCTCGTCGTAGGACTTGGGTTGGGGTTATCGGGAAAAGCGCTCGCAGAGTTCGATTCAGCGTGA
- a CDS encoding GNAT family N-acetyltransferase: MKLQRVSDKKMIERELSSDRVRALYHLGDLDDYYFKTCEWYFVSDAEKVASVILLYKTWGTTLLPLGTPGGLRFFLEEHSDVLPNEFYSVWMPEHESVMAELLELPGRRPMFRMAVAADTFLLCKSQREVVNLDMSHIDGIRELLRSYPANFFEEYQLNTGYYRGIFDEGSLIAMAGVHTINRNTGVVAIGNVVTDETYRGRGLARQVTSRLVADLLVDHRLIGLNVSAENEPAIRVYRKLGFDVRLEFFEGDCSKMKQTTDD, from the coding sequence ATGAAATTGCAGCGCGTATCTGATAAGAAGATGATCGAAAGAGAACTTTCGTCAGATCGAGTTCGAGCTCTCTATCATCTTGGCGACCTCGACGATTACTACTTCAAAACATGCGAATGGTACTTCGTTTCGGATGCTGAGAAAGTTGCCTCGGTTATTCTTCTTTACAAAACATGGGGAACAACCCTGCTGCCTCTGGGGACTCCTGGAGGATTGCGTTTCTTTCTTGAGGAGCACTCGGATGTGCTGCCAAATGAGTTCTATTCAGTCTGGATGCCGGAACATGAAAGCGTGATGGCGGAGTTGCTCGAACTACCGGGTAGAAGGCCCATGTTCAGAATGGCAGTAGCAGCGGACACATTTTTACTCTGCAAATCTCAACGTGAAGTTGTCAATCTTGATATGTCACACATAGATGGCATTCGAGAGCTGCTCAGATCATATCCGGCCAACTTCTTCGAGGAATACCAGTTGAACACAGGTTACTATCGGGGTATATTCGATGAAGGATCGCTAATTGCGATGGCTGGAGTGCACACGATAAATCGCAATACGGGAGTTGTAGCCATAGGCAATGTTGTTACGGACGAGACATATCGTGGAAGAGGACTCGCCCGACAGGTGACCTCCAGACTGGTAGCCGATCTGCTGGTCGATCACAGACTAATCGGTCTGAATGTCAGTGCCGAGAACGAACCGGCGATTCGTGTGTACCGCAAGCTCGGCTTTGACGTTCGACTCGAATTTTTCGAGGGGGATTGTTCTAAGATGAAGCAGACAACTGATGATTAA
- a CDS encoding SIS domain-containing protein encodes MSDSERELTLAALAEKEKLLLSAGNDYPDKIAALAKMIADVILAGGKVLVCGNGGSAAESQHFAAEMVVRLTEKTERAALPVIALSTDTSVITACANDYGFERVFARQVEALGRKGDMLLTLSTSGNSPNVNAAAATAKDHQMTTAALLGKGGGELAKMADYSIVVPSQSVLRIQEEHLFLLHQLVESIQIILSPEV; translated from the coding sequence ATGAGCGATTCTGAGCGCGAACTGACTCTTGCCGCGCTGGCGGAAAAAGAGAAACTATTACTCTCGGCGGGGAATGACTATCCGGACAAGATAGCAGCTTTGGCGAAAATGATTGCTGATGTGATTTTGGCGGGTGGGAAGGTCCTTGTGTGCGGGAATGGCGGGTCGGCAGCCGAAAGCCAGCATTTTGCCGCTGAGATGGTTGTGCGACTCACCGAGAAGACAGAACGCGCAGCTCTTCCCGTGATCGCCCTTTCCACTGACACATCCGTCATCACCGCATGCGCGAACGACTACGGGTTCGAACGTGTGTTTGCGCGGCAGGTCGAAGCTCTCGGCCGCAAGGGTGACATGCTACTTACGCTCTCCACCTCTGGGAATTCACCAAACGTGAATGCCGCCGCTGCAACCGCAAAAGACCATCAGATGACAACGGCAGCGCTTCTGGGCAAAGGAGGGGGAGAACTTGCGAAGATGGCGGATTATTCGATAGTCGTGCCGTCACAATCGGTTCTCAGAATTCAGGAAGAGCATTTGTTTTTGCTCCATCAGCTTGTCGAGAGCATCCAGATTATCCTTTCGCCGGAAGTCTAA